Proteins encoded within one genomic window of Callithrix jacchus isolate 240 chromosome 11, calJac240_pri, whole genome shotgun sequence:
- the PRSS37 gene encoding putative inactive serine protease 37: MKFVFYLGVLAGTFFFADASVQKEDPAPYLVYLKSHFNPCVGVLIKPSWVLAPAHCYLQNLKVMLGNFKTRVRDGTEQTINPIQIVRYWNYSHSAPQDDLMLIKLAKPAMLNPKVQPLPLATTNVRPGTVCLLSGLDWSQENSGRHPDLRQNLEAPVMSDKECQKTEQGKSHRNSLCVKFVKVFSRIFGEVAVATVICKDKLQGIEVGHFMGGDVGIYTNVYKYVPWIENTAKDN; encoded by the exons ATGAAATTTGTCTTCTATTTGGGTGTCCTTGCTG GGACCTTTTTCTTTGCTGATGCATCTGTTCAGAAAGAAGACCCTGCTCCCTATTTGGTATACCTCAAGTCTCACTTCAACCCCTGTGTGGGCGTCCTCATCAAACCCAGCTGGGTACTGGCCCCAGCTCACTGCTACTTACA AAATCTGAAAGTGATGCTGGGAAATTTCAAGACCAGAGTCAGAGATGGTACTGAACAGACAATTAACCCCATCCAGATCGTCCGCTACTGGAACTACAGTCATAGCGCCCCACAGGATGACCTCATGCTCATCAAGCTGGCTAAGCCTGCTATGCTCAACCCCAAAGTCCAGCCCCTTCCCCTCGCCACCACCAATGTCCGGCCAGGCACTGTCTGTCTACTCTCAGGTTTGGACTGGAGCCAAGAAAACAGTG GCCGACACCCTGACCTGCGGCAGAACCTGGAGGCCCCTGTGATGTCTGATAAAGAATGCCAGAAAACAGAACAAGGAAAAAGCCACAGGAACTCCTTATGCGTGAAATTTGTGAAAGTATTCAGCAGAATTTTTGGG GAGGTGGCCGTTGCTACGGTCATCTGCAAAGACAAGCTCCAGGGGATCGAGGTCGGGCACTTCATGGGCGGGGACGTCGGCATCTACACCAACGTTTACAAATATGTACCCTGGATTGAGAACACTGCTAAGGACAACTGA
- the TAS2R5 gene encoding taste receptor type 2 member 5: MEIQCLWYCLPSLGLHSGFLHVDANTEAIIISNLSVPRHSYSVLFEDRLQKDKVKSRFCGVKIYPGVLSLPGDLTSARSSESLPSPAMLSTALGLLMLVAVVEFLIGLIGNGVLVVWSFREWIRKFSWSSYNLIILGLAGCRFLLQWLIILDLSLFPLFQSSLWLRYLSVFWVLVSQASLWFATFLGVFYCKKITTCDHPACLWLKQRACNLSLLCLLWYFIINLLLTVRMGLTFSHPPQGNSTMLYLFANWQYFYVFQLNSGSWLPFIVFLVSSGMLIVSLYTHHRKMKVHSVGRRDARAKAHITALKSLGCFLVLHLVYVIASPFSITSKAYPPNLTNVFISETFMAAYPSLHSLILIMGIPKVKQTCQKILRKTVCARRCWGP, translated from the coding sequence ATGGAGATCCAGTGTCTGTGGTACTGTTTGCCATCTCTGGGTCTACACTCAGGGTTCCTTCATGTAGATGCAAATACAGAGGCTATCATAATTTCCAACCTCTCTGTTCCTCGTCATAGCTATTCAGTCTTGTTTGAAGATAGATTACAGAAGGACAAGGTCAAATCCAGATTTTGTGGTGTGAAAATTTACCCTGGTGTGTTATCGCTACCAGGGGATCTGACCTCAGCCAGGAGCAGTGAgagcctcccctccccagccatgctgagtACTGCCCTAGGACTGCTGATGCTGGTAGCAGTGGTTGAATTTCTCATCGGTTTAATTGGAAATGGAGTCCTCGTGGTCTGGAGTTTTAGGGAATGGATCAGAAAATTCAGCTGGTCCTCATATAACCTCATTATCCTGGGCCTGGCTGGCTGCCGATTTCTCCTGCAGTGGCTGATCATTTTGGACTTAAGCTTGTTTCCACTTTTCCAGAGCAGCCTTTGGCTTCGCTATCTTAGTGTCTTCTGGGTCCTGGTAAGCCAAGCCAGCTTGTGGTTTGCCACCTTCCTCGGTGTCTTCTATTGCAAGAAGATCACAACCTGTGATCATCCTGCCTGCTTGTGGTTGAAGCAGAGGGCCTGTAACCTGAGTCTCTTGTGCCTTCTGTGGTACTTTATAATCAATTTGTTACTTACGGTCCGAATGGGTTTAACATTCTCTCATCCTCCCCAAGGAAACAGCACCATGCTATATCTCTTTGCAAACTGGCAGTACTTCTATGTATTTCAGCTCAATTCAGGAAGTTGGTTGCCTTTCATAGTGTTTCTTGTTTCCTCTGGGATGCTGATTGTCTCTTTGTATACACACCACAGGAAGATGAAGGTCCATTCAGTTGGTAGGAGGGATGCCCGAGCCAAGGCTCACATCACTGCCCTGAAGTCCTTGGGCTGCTTCCTCGTACTTCACCTGGTTTATGTCATTGCCAGCCCCTTCTCCATCACCTCCAAGGCTTATCCTCCTAATCTCACCAATGTCTTCATCTCTGAGACATTCATGGCTGCCTATCCTTCTCTTCATTCCCTCATACTGATCATGGGGATTCCTAAGGTGAAGCAGACTTGTCAGAAGATTCTGCGGAAGACAGTGTGTGCTCGGAGATGCTGGGGCCCATGA
- the TAS2R4 gene encoding taste receptor type 2 member 4, giving the protein MQELLYFSATIASLILNFVGIIMNLFITVVSCKTWVKSHRISSSDRILFSLGITRFLLLGLFLLNTIYVMSSNTGRSVYLSAFFVLCWMFLDSTSVWFVTLLNSLYCVKITNFQHSVFLLLKRNISPKTPRLLLASVLISAFNTFLYIILSQTSPFPELVTKRNDTSFNVNDGILSLVASFFLSSFLQLIINVTSASLLIYSLRRHIRKMQRNATGFWNPQMEAHVGAMKLMIYFLILYIPYSVATLLNYLPFYVGLGMGAKFICVIFATLYSPGHSVLIIITHPKLKTTAKKILCFKK; this is encoded by the coding sequence GCTACTATTGCctcacttattttaaattttgtgggaATCATTATGAATCTGTTTATTACAGTGGTCAGTTGCAAAACTTGGGTCAAAAGCCACAGAATCTCCTCTTCTGATAGGATCCTGTTCAGCTTGGGCATCACCAGGTTTCTTCTGCTGGGACTATTTCTGCTGAACACCATCTACGTCATGTCTTCAAATACTGGAAGGTCAGTCTACCTGTCTgctttttttgtgttgtgttgGATGTTTTTGGACTCGACCAGTGTCTGGTTTGTGACCTTGCTCAACAGCTTGTACTGTGTGAAGATTACTAACTTCCAACACTCAGTGTTTCTCCTGCTGAAGCGGAATATCTCCCCAAAGACTCCCAGGCTGCTGCTGGCCTCTGTGCTGATTTCTGCTTTCAACACTTTCCTGTACATTATACTTAGCCAGACATCACCTTTTCCTGAACTGGTGACTAAGAGAAATGACACATCATTTAATGTCAATGATGGTATCTTGTCTTTAGTGGCCTCTTTCTTCTTGAGCTCATTTCTCCAGTTGATCATTAATGTGACTTCGGCTTCCTTGCTAATATACTCCTTGAGGAGGCATATACGGAAGATGCAGAGAAATGCCACTGGTTTCTGGAATCCCCAGATGGAAGCTCATGTAGGTGCTATGAAGCTGATGATCTATTTCCTCATCCTCTACATTCCGTATTCAGTTGCTACACTGCTCAATTATCTTCCCTTTTATGTAGGGTTGGGTATGGGGGCCAAATTCATTTGTGTGATTTTTGCCACCCTTTACTCTCCAGGACATTCTGTTCTCATTATTATCACACATCCTAAACTGAAAACAACAGCTAAGAAGattctttgtttcaaaaaatag